One genomic window of Clostridioides sp. ES-S-0054-01 includes the following:
- a CDS encoding polysaccharide deacetylase: protein MRNKKKKINRKKLYLLLSAIVVCLAFIVLGIRVSSLNMKEDEISRNIKLSSSTITDIVSNTATEVSKGPSKSSGKVAYITIDDGPSKFTDQMIKTLNKYNVKATFFMIDGNMKEYPQQVKNIIKNGNTAGFHSVSHDIHKLYVTSTSAKEEFDTNDQTFYKITGKHSKVIRIPYGSKPYTPQASYQALIDAGYKIWDWDLDTEDWKSNSAQIVQNVKSNIKNKKGEDKDQLVVLMHEKKQSTEALDSVLKFLSDEGYEFAAVDQNQIPKNYWLRNLE, encoded by the coding sequence ATGAGAAATAAAAAGAAAAAAATAAATAGAAAGAAACTGTATTTGCTTTTAAGTGCTATTGTAGTGTGTCTGGCTTTTATAGTGCTTGGTATACGCGTTAGCTCTTTAAATATGAAAGAAGATGAAATTAGTAGAAATATAAAGTTGTCAAGTTCTACTATTACGGATATAGTGTCTAATACAGCAACGGAAGTTAGCAAAGGGCCAAGTAAAAGTTCTGGAAAAGTAGCATACATAACTATAGATGATGGTCCGTCTAAATTTACTGACCAGATGATAAAAACTTTAAATAAATATAATGTTAAAGCAACTTTTTTTATGATAGATGGAAATATGAAGGAATATCCACAGCAAGTTAAAAATATAATTAAAAATGGGAATACAGCAGGATTTCATAGTGTATCACACGATATTCATAAGCTTTATGTTACTAGTACATCAGCAAAAGAGGAATTTGATACAAATGACCAAACTTTTTATAAGATAACTGGTAAACATTCAAAAGTAATAAGAATACCCTATGGAAGTAAGCCATATACACCACAGGCTTCTTATCAAGCTTTAATTGATGCTGGATATAAGATTTGGGATTGGGATTTAGATACAGAAGACTGGAAGTCAAACTCTGCTCAAATTGTACAAAATGTAAAAAGTAATATTAAGAATAAAAAAGGTGAAGATAAAGACCAATTAGTAGTTTTAATGCATGAGAAAAAACAAAGTACAGAGGCGTTAGATTCAGTTTTAAAATTCTTATCAGATGAAGGTTATGAATTTGCAGCAGTAGACCAAAATCAAATACCAAAAAATTATTGGTTACGTAATTTAGAGTAG
- a CDS encoding peptidylprolyl isomerase, whose translation MVGILSLMMVGCNKSLAKVNDVEITKEQYKKTKAVLSATNNYINGQSLDELEKTLDKKGRNKLENVIISFMVDNELLYQEARDKGLTPSKSEVDSKYQELEEKMNLNASYKEKMDKAGIDKEYLKQEISKDLAIDKNKKVFEDRINISDTDMEAYYTSHKKDFNVEEVSASQILISTLDKNKKEVSKDKKEALKKEADSILTKIKNGESFENLSKKYSDDKATGKNGGQLGYFSKDDKNAEFTKEVFKLKKNEVSNVFETSYGYHIVKVTDKRERQKSFNECQSLIRESILNEKYIEHIKKLNEDAKIDR comes from the coding sequence ATGGTCGGAATACTATCTTTGATGATGGTTGGTTGCAATAAAAGTTTAGCAAAAGTAAATGATGTGGAAATCACAAAAGAACAGTATAAAAAAACGAAAGCAGTTTTATCTGCTACTAATAATTATATAAATGGTCAGTCTTTAGATGAATTAGAAAAAACTTTGGATAAAAAAGGTAGAAATAAATTAGAAAATGTTATAATATCGTTTATGGTGGATAATGAACTTTTATATCAAGAGGCTAGGGATAAAGGATTAACTCCAAGTAAAAGTGAAGTAGACTCAAAATATCAAGAACTAGAAGAAAAAATGAATTTGAATGCTAGTTATAAAGAAAAAATGGACAAAGCAGGTATTGATAAAGAATATTTAAAACAAGAAATATCTAAAGATTTAGCCATAGATAAAAATAAAAAGGTCTTTGAAGATAGAATAAATATAAGTGATACTGATATGGAAGCTTATTATACAAGTCATAAGAAGGATTTTAATGTAGAAGAAGTAAGTGCTTCTCAGATACTTATATCGACTTTAGACAAAAATAAAAAAGAAGTAAGTAAGGATAAAAAAGAAGCTTTAAAGAAAGAGGCAGATAGTATATTAACTAAAATCAAAAATGGAGAAAGTTTTGAAAATTTGTCTAAAAAATATTCAGATGATAAAGCAACTGGAAAAAATGGAGGACAGCTAGGATATTTTTCAAAGGATGACAAAAATGCTGAGTTTACAAAAGAAGTGTTCAAATTAAAGAAAAATGAAGTTTCAAATGTATTTGAAACTAGTTATGGATATCATATAGTCAAAGTTACTGATAAAAGAGAAAGACAAAAAAGTTTTAATGAGTGTCAGAGCTTAATAAGAGAATCTATTTTAAATGAAAAGTATATTGAGCATATAAAAAAATTGAATGAAGATGCTAAAATAGACAGATAG
- a CDS encoding sigma-70 family RNA polymerase sigma factor: protein MFKSLKRTKVEKYIIDNKDSFYRIAYSYTKNEEDALDVVQEAMYKALCSVENIKEVNYMKTWFYKILVRTSIDFIRKNRKYSNMTDIDLVDETGEYDKYTDLDLRRALEELPIEYKSIIILRFFEDLKIEEVAIILDENVNTVKTRLYTALKKLKLKIEE from the coding sequence ATGTTTAAGAGTTTAAAGAGAACGAAAGTTGAGAAATACATTATCGATAATAAGGACTCTTTTTATAGAATTGCATATAGTTATACAAAGAATGAAGAAGATGCCTTAGATGTGGTTCAAGAAGCCATGTATAAGGCACTATGTTCAGTGGAGAATATCAAAGAAGTAAATTATATGAAGACATGGTTTTATAAAATTTTAGTTAGAACGAGTATAGATTTTATTAGAAAAAACCGTAAATATAGTAATATGACAGATATTGACCTTGTAGATGAGACTGGAGAATATGATAAATATACTGATTTGGATTTAAGAAGAGCTTTGGAAGAATTACCTATTGAATACAAATCTATTATAATATTAAGATTTTTTGAAGATTTAAAGATTGAAGAAGTAGCAATAATATTGGATGAAAATGTGAATACTGTTAAAACTAGGTTATATACTGCTTTAAAAAAACTAAAATTAAAAATTGAAGAGTAG